A window from Vigna angularis cultivar LongXiaoDou No.4 chromosome 7, ASM1680809v1, whole genome shotgun sequence encodes these proteins:
- the LOC128197870 gene encoding uncharacterized protein LOC128197870: protein MSEEWQAIRSKAQGTSAKNKNPHLLSRGGYRKLEEKILKQKADAIPPSQSGSPPQPPSPPSRHEKWKLARMRPSGTYSSDTAREISEKIDALVEQSSQGQFTPEGRQDILAAAIGRPEHPGRVRAAGPGVGITDYFGSSSRQPSYSYSDTQRMTEEITKKVRHDLMQEIRAEVRAEFQMLYQEQFQSMRPMQSPIEEHVVPPPPTGRSGKGSCSASAIPEDDMDDGSPCLLYILEEDEMVLVARGTEFRSATVCHGMQLLEDEVKVSVDEMIMPDASVPLSTEEIFTVEQAYKSFITWPKFLVKPVSDPSV from the exons atgtcagaggaatggcag gcaattagaagcaaagcacaaggaacaagtgctaagaacaaaaacccccacctattatctcgtggtgggtataggaagcttgaggagaaaatcctcaagcaaaaggcagatgctataccaccatctcagagtggtagccctcctcagcctccttctccaccgtctagacatgagaaatggaagttggcccgtatgcgaccatcgggcacctactcttccgacactgcacgagagatttctgaaaaaatt gacgccttggttgagcagagctcccaaggccaattcactccagagggtcgccaggatattcttgctgctgcaattggacgacctgagcaccctggacgtgtACGTGCTGCAGGTCCTGGAGTAGGCATTACGgattattttgggagctcttctcgtcagccttcatattcgtacagcgatacacaaaggatgacagaagagatcacaaaaaaggtccgACATGACCTTATGCAGGAGATCAGGGCCgaggtgagggctgaattccaGATGCTCTACCAGGAGCAGTTTCAGAGCATGCGCCCGATGCAGTCTCCTATAGAGGAACATGTGGtccctccccctcccacag ggagaagcggcaaaggaagttgttccgcatcagccatcccagaggatgacatggacgatggtagtccatgtctgctatacattttagaagaagatgagatggtgctggtagctcgtggaacagagtttaggtcagcgactgtatgtcatggtatgcaactattagaggatgaggtgaaggtatcagtggatgaaatgatcatgccagatgcctcggttccactgtccacggaagagattttcactgtggaacaagcatataagtcgtttatcacttggcctaaatttttggttaaaccagtttctgacccctcggtatga